ATCGATTAGCTAAatttcaaatgtgccttcaggatgttaaaacctggatgacctgtagttttctaatgttaaactcatgTAAAAGTGAACTTattccgtgacgcattatccaaagagacagttactctggatggcatcaacCTGGcatccagcaccactgtgagggatcttggagttatctttgatcaggacaNNNNNNNNNNttctcacataaagcaaatttcaaggagcgccttttttcacctaggTAATATTGCCAAAATCAGGAacatcctgtctaaaaatgatgcagaaaaactagtccatgcatttgttacttctaggctggattactgcaattctttgttatcaggctgctcgaaaaagtccataaagactcttcagttGATCCAGCATGCTGCaccacgtgttctgacaggaaccaggaaaagagatcacatctctcctgttgtagtttctctgcattggcttcctgtaaaatacaggatagaatttaaaatccttcctCTCACCTACAaggctcttcatggtcaggcaccatcNNNNNNNNNNGAGATCATAGTACCTTACCagcccaccagagcactgcgctcccagaatgcagggttacttgtggttactagagtctccaaaagtagagtgggagccagagcgttcagctatcaggctcctctcctgaggaaccaggttccagtttgggttcaggaggcagacacagtccccacatttaagagtaggctcaagactttcctctttgataagcTTATAGtcagggctggctcaggagagtcttgaaccatcccttagttacgctgctataggcctagactgcttcccatgatgcactgagcacctctctcttcctcctctccatNNNNNNNNNNatgcaacctcatcccattaatgcatgttactaactcaacttctttcctttcccggagtcttttgctctctcgcccctctcctctctcctcctttcgcTTACTGAAGgtggttctggctctggatctgtggaatctggatctgtggttggtgtcacctgctgcctccatgttcctgctcaacaCTTTCTtttacaattctccatgtctctctctgtctctctgtctgtctcttctctgtgtgtatgtctgtctgtctgtctgtctgtctgtctgtctctctctctctgtctctttctgtctctgtctctctctttctctcacccccaaccggtcgaggcagatgaNNNNNNNNNNcccaccctgagccatggttctgcttgaggtttctgcctcttaaaaggaagtttttccttgcccccgtcgcctagtgcttgctcttggtgggaactgttgggNNNNNNNNNNTAACAtcccagagtacggtctagacctgctcttttacgGAAAGTGCAAgaagataactgttgttgtgatttagcgctatgtAAACAGAAtggaattgaactgaattaaaGTTTATGATAATTTAGTACTGTATTTAATGTTACAATGCAAACCACCAAATCCACCATCCTTCATTGGGTTCCAGCCATTCACACATATGGACAATTTAGAGTCACCAATTGACCACATTGACCTTACGCCACATTTTTTGCATGAGTCTGCCAGGTTCAAACCTAGAACCCTAGAACCTAGAACCCTCTTGCTTTGAGGCAACAGTGATTACAACTGCTGCCCCAGACCACCACTAATTCACTCAAATAGAAATTTAAACTCACACTGTAAATGACTTACCACTTTCAATAAAAGCATTGTTTATAAATGATTTATAAGTTGTAACTAATAGCCTCTATCAGTAAAGCTACTCCAGTATGGCACATGCTTTGTCTTTCAAGCTTTTTAGTTGATCAGGAAGACAGCCTTAAAGGACCATGCTGCAAAAAGAGCTGCAGATTATGTGGAacaatatttacagtatttgcaAATAACCTGCAgcggaagaagtattcagatcttttaaaAGTAGCaaaacagtgtaaaaatacttcattacatatttacatagtAAATGTCATCTGTATGTCTACATATTGAATACATGAAAGTTTATACACTAAGCTGTGGATGATGCAGCAATTGTTAAAGCCATGGATACGTGAATATGTCCTGGTCATGTGttaatcagacagacagacagacagacagacaagcagacagacagacagacagacagacagacagacagaaaaactaCATGTAACTGACCCCATTGTTGGAGAAGCATCCAAACACATCACATGTGACAAGCAGCTCAGCTGGTGAAACCAGCGCCAGACCAAACTGCTTCCCCTCACTTAATGTGAATTTATAACAGCAACAATTGCACGTCTAGTGCAGTAATGTTATTTCAGGAGACACCTTAGGTCTTCCTGTCCCCTCTGGTAATGTCTGCACAGGGTCTCATTTAAACCATGTAGCCTAACCGTGCTTCTTACTAGCCTACAACCTGTTTTGGTCGGTGGCTATCAATACCTTTcattaaacaaacacataattATCCCTTTGTATTCCTTTGCATGACAGCGTAAAATCCACTGTGGCCCAAAACACTGGGCGTCCAAAATTGGAACACAATTTGGCTCCCAGGCTTGGGTTGGGTTCAGGTGATACAATGGGTTATTTACCTTTACCTGTCACTGAAGAGGCGCACGCTCCCGTGGGGTATGTTGCCACGCAACCACAAGCCTCGCCTACCATCGCAGTGGCTTCACCTGAGCGGTTGCACACGTGACATACCCTGGGAGTTCATCCAATCAGGAGTGGGGACAGGTGCTCCGAGATGAGAGTTTCGGAGGCGGAAACCTGCTGGTTCAGTGGAAGAAAGGTCCCTCCACATAAATTTGTCAACTCATTTGTGCCATTCTCATGAATTGTAGAAGAAGAGTTGAGATATTCGACGAAAgcaacaggaaaaaaatcaaattgttTGGAGGTGGGAGATGTAAGACAGCAGGACATCTGGCTCGTGCGTAAAATGGATACTGCTGCGACCCCTTGAAGGACTGCTGTCACAGTTGTGGTCACCACTGAATAAGAAGACACTGAGCTGTCCTGTGGATTTATACCTCGGAGCAATTCAAAGTGTTACATTTATACTTCGGGTTGCTTGAAGTGTCCACACACTACACTACTGTAGCTCGGGTAAGTGTTAATGAGAGAGTTTTTTGCGCATTGTTCACCTGTGAATCACGGCTTGTGTTTGCTCTTCTGTTTCACGACTCATTAAACCAGTTTTACAGAAAATGTAAACAAGGTTACACTGGTTATTCTAGGATTAGTTCGGGAGTAGTTGTCTCACCAGTGGAAAGTGATGCACAAGAGAGGTGAAATTAAATCACATTCAAATTTAGAGAGGTCAAATCATGGTATCCTAACAGAAAATAGGATTTGTAATGATTATGAGGGTGAGGACAAAGATATAGAGCATGGTGATTATTAGGGCAATAATTTGTCAGAGTAATATTttggaaaaccaaaacatgaCACAAGGACAATTTGATGTTTTACTAGAAATTAGAGGAAGGTAAATCAGGGGCCAGATCAGAGCATGGAGATGATGAAATGACATGTATAATACTGATGCAGAAGGGAAGAGTTACTGATGGTATCTGTTTCCTATTtcaggtctctcccttcagtCAAAGATGACAGAGAGGATCCCATGGTGGAAGGCATTCCTGCCCAAAAAGAAGAGCGGAGGCCCTAAGGACACCAGTACACCCCACACCCTTGACCCGGACTTTGATCCTTTTGCACAACAGACTGAGAAGCAAAAAGACCCCGCAGCCTCCAAGACCACCGGCGACCAGTCCCTGTCTCAACAAGAGAGCTCCAGCCTCGCCAGCGATGACACCTACGACGACTCCCGCCTGGAGTCGGTCTTCAACGAGCAGACGTGCCGCAGGAACATGAAGGTGTCACGCTCAGGTCGATTTAAAGAGAAGCGGAGAGTGCGCTCGAGCCTTCCTCTACAGGAGAAAGAGACTTAGAATGAGGACATGTGatgatggagaggaggaggaggaggaggaggaggaggtgatcCAAGATTGCtgctttagaaaaaaagatgctTGAAGAAAAGGAGAGGGTGTTGAGTACATGAAGATGCTTCATTCTCTTGTGGCATACCCATAGGTCAGTTGAATGAAAGTTgcgatggtgatggtgatgatgaagatgagacGATGATGGAGCATTTAACTTTTTACCCAATACTGCAGAAATGAGGTCATGAGGTATATGACATATTAgaaatgtggacatttttgttgatgGACCTGTGCCCGAAGGCCACGGGAACAATGATAATCCCCTTGAAATGGATTATATCGGTTCTTCATGTTGGTTAATTGAACCATTTCGCCAACAATATCCCAAAATCTAAACCCAAAAGAAGAAATACAGTACTACTGCTGTAAGTACTTAAGGGACCAAtatgtagtgtgtatgtgtcccACAGTGTCGCAGGTGCAGTCACGGACAGTGCCATCACTGGAAAACTGAAAATGACCTACAACCTTTTAAGAAAGCCCAGTTATGAATTATGAATCCAATTGTCTGTCAATACTCAAGATTAGGTGTGATATAAGCTCCCAGGAAATATTGTTCATAAGATGTCTGCATTATTTGTCATAAGAATAATATATGTTTTATAATGAAGGATAGTAGTATAAGTACAATGCTCCTTTTACTAATGCTTTTACAAAACACATGTTGATTCTAAAGGGTTAGAAGGATGTTTATGAATGTGTGAAATTATTTCATTATATtgtgtgaaaaaagaaatgggTTAGTGGAAGAAATTAGGAAATGCTTGTGAGCAGCTTTTAGTTAAGACGCACAACACTTGCCAGCAAAACACTTTTCAAACTACTTTAAATGAAGGACAAAACCCAGCATGCTTTATGTTGTAATGGGTACTATTGTAGTAAGAAGCTGACGTTGTGACTCGTGATATTAATATACTAAATATGGCCATGTAGCTAAGAACGCACAATCCAGATGTTTGTTTTGCAGGACTAGTGTATTTTGGACCACCTGTGAACTCCTAAATGAAGGCGAAATATGAGAAATAAATAGAATAACTGCTGATAACAAGTGattgtatgagtgtgtgtatgtgcattattTCCTTATTCAATCACAGTCTAATGGCTTGAACAGGACAGTGCAAGGTTTCATGTTGTCCCTTTTGAGAAACAGACActgagaaagaataaaaaacattttacacacattccacaaagacacataaatacataaaaaaaaatgtgcactTCAAAACATCTAAAAGTGTAAAGGACTCCACGTACACAGGAGTCATATCACTCGACTTGTTAGCCGGGCTTGGGCCTCATTATCACTTTACTGGAGGAGGCGAGGAGCACGGCTGCAACATTGTCTGAAAATGCCCCAAGGAATTAGTGGCATTTTTATGTAGTGTGTATGCAGTGTGTATGTAGCGTGTATGTAGTGTGTATGTCAAACTCTGGTTTATACTGTCCTGTCACTTAAGGAGGAGGAGCACACCTGTGTCACAGCATTCCTCTTTCACTGTTGACGtttgagaagtgtgtgtgtgtgtgtgtgtgtgtgtgtgggtgtgggtgtgggtgtgtgtatacagtagcCTTTCTGCAGCAATCATGTTTATGTAACATCAATCATGGCTACACAATCACTATGACTTTCATATGCGATGCATTAATATCATCTAGTTATCTCAGATAAGCTCCTGAGTAAAGCAGTAATCTGCAGTAAGTGAAACATGTTATTTAATGCAGATCAACATATCATAATACAGTCAATGATACATTCAGTTTGAATAAGGATGGCTTGCAATGCCATAGTGTCAACACAAGAGGGCGAAAATGTGCAACCATACAGCCGAAAATAGAGTTGAATGGAACTAAAATATTCTTGAAAAACAATCCATCGAGTAATCTTGTTACAGAAAAGTCACGTGTGAAGACCTCTTCCCTTCTCAGTCCGAAGTTCTCATGCATAGCTACACAATCTCTATTTTATTCCACACAGGTGTATATATACTATCAAGGTGAGAGAAAGTATGTTGTTAACTTGTATGTATGAAGTAGCCTAAGTAAGTATGAACTGAGTCGATGACACCGAACCAAGTgtccgcctctctctctctctctctctctctctctctctctctctctctctctctctctcNNNNNNNNNNNNNNNNNNgggggggggggggggggggggggggggggcggtgagGTGTGGCCTCCTGCACTGCGCTCAAGGGAATAAACAGccatacacagagagagaccaTTGTTTACGACCTCTATCGCATGTCTTGACACCAATGtgaagtcaaaatgaaaagtTCCTGCAactttttgcaacatttctCCAAGGTGTAGTTACTGGCAGCCCGGATCCATGGTGTCCTCATTCGGCTATAAATAACGCTGTTGGGGGGCGCGCTATGAGATCACTGTGCTGTGGTCCGGATCACTGAAGCTTTCATCCGCAAACAGGTGGATTTGGGATATTCCGCAAAGGTGAGACTATGCTTCTGTCTATTATTAATGCACTCCACTTGCATGTGACAGGTGGTTGTTCTTATTCACTGTAAAACTGCCTGATGACCATGAGGGTGAAACAAGAACTGTGTGCAGCAGATGAGCTGCGTTTGTTCAGGcaccttgtgttttctgttttagtgGTGTGGTACATTTAGGTTTCCAGCAGTCAACTTTAAATTAAATACTTGCTCATTGTTTTGTTCCCAGAGACCCATTGCGGTATGTGTTAAACAAAAAATCCACCATTTAGTTTTCCTTAAAATATGTTTTCGTCTTGCTTTCCTTTCTCACATGTAATGGAgacaaaataagaacattagCTACAACaggttttaaatgttaaataaaagcatgggaatttgtgtaaataaatgatgaaaaaattcTTATACACATTTACACCAATCAATTTCACACAGTATAACAAATGTGTTAAATGGGGTAGGCCTGTGCatgtatgaaaaaataaaaaatacatattaattTGTTggccaaaaacacattcacagacaaagaaagtacagtatgttatagTGTTGTTGCTTAAGTTTCAGTTTAATTAACTCAAAATAAAACTAACTGTAAATCTCCAATAATAGGATTACTTAGAATTATAACATAATACTAATAAAAAAGCACTGTCAACAGCAATTCCAGACATAGAGCACATGGAAATCTATTGTATTTAACCATGGATTGCGGAGACAGGTATGGTGCGAGTGAAGTCTCTGAGACCCCCAACAGAACCTTATAGCTGCACCCTTCCTTCCTCTCGCTGATTCATACAATAAAAAATTCAGTGCTGGCCCCCTATCATATCCTCAAGTAAGTTAGGACAGCCTCGGCTGGAGCTCCATGGTCTCAATTCTTTTCCATGTATTTCACATTAAACAAGTTTAGAAATCTTGTTTAGGCTGCAGCAGCTGCCCCTTCCAGCTGCTTGTGTGCGTGCCATCAGGTCTTCTTTGCTTCACGAAGAAGAAACGTACTACAGGTCAAAGAAAAAACAGCTGGTGTGAAAGGTGCATTTCCACTCAGTATCCCACCTGTTCCTCTTGAACTCAGCTAACCAGTGTCCAGCTTCGTCCCCTTTAAAGACATACACTGGCAGTGTCACAGAGGCTGCTTGACACAGATATGGAGAtagaaatagcaacaacagGACAGTCTGCCAGTTGCAGTGGCGGAAGGCATGACTTGTACAcagacgtgcacacacacacacacacacacacacacaacccacacaacacacacacacaccacacacacacacacacacacacacacacacacacacacacacacacacggagggaCAGATACACAAGAGATTCAACAAATACAAGTTCTGTTCTGGCTTTTATTAAATTGCTCAGGTGGAGCATGTGCAAATTCCCAAGGGAATCAAATGTGCACAAACCTCTGactgttttcagtctttcacAGCCATGCAAGACAGCTTGTCCAGAATTTATGACGTCAAGACAGTTGTGTGGCGATCTCAGGGACTGTCGCTGTGGATCATTTACTAACTGACTTGCCAACAACACTTGGAGATTGAAACACAGGGACATAATCCTGGACATGAGCTGTTCCTGGAAAGTTGCTGTTTGGCCACCG
Above is a window of Etheostoma spectabile isolate EspeVRDwgs_2016 chromosome 14, UIUC_Espe_1.0, whole genome shotgun sequence DNA encoding:
- the LOC116701526 gene encoding proline-rich protein 15-like protein, coding for MTERIPWWKAFLPKKKSGGPKDTSTPHTLDPDFDPFAQQTEKQKDPAASKTTGDQSLSQQESSSLASDDTYDDSRLESVFNEQTCRRNMKVSRSGRFKEKRRVRSSLPLQEKET